The following coding sequences lie in one Leptospira saintgironsiae genomic window:
- a CDS encoding alpha/beta fold hydrolase, translated as MNRKFFPIYLFLILFGLTYCTETLVKTGIGYERWKAGLEKKQTKLEPWNWVYLEGGEGSEKILMVHGFGGDKDNWTRFSKWLTPTYTVVAVDLPGFGENDRIADQDYNIAQQVKRLDEFVTKLGWEKFHIVGNSMGGAISGVYAATYPQKVISLGLFAPSGVNSPEKSELSKNLEKGKNNLVATNAEEFQELMKFIFVTPPPIPSFLASYFAEKAIKNSEFNKYIFKQIRSTGFPLQENMNKIQARTLILWGDTDRVLSVSGAGVLEKGIKGSKKVILKDMGHVPMLERPEEVANTYKEFLVK; from the coding sequence ATGAACCGCAAATTTTTCCCAATCTACCTTTTTCTAATTCTATTCGGGCTTACCTATTGCACTGAGACACTCGTCAAAACTGGCATCGGTTATGAAAGGTGGAAAGCCGGCCTTGAAAAAAAACAAACCAAGCTAGAACCTTGGAACTGGGTATATTTAGAAGGCGGAGAAGGTAGCGAAAAAATCCTGATGGTCCATGGATTCGGCGGAGACAAAGACAATTGGACTAGATTCTCCAAATGGCTTACTCCTACATATACTGTAGTAGCAGTGGATCTTCCTGGTTTTGGGGAGAATGATAGAATTGCAGATCAGGATTATAATATTGCCCAGCAAGTAAAACGATTAGATGAGTTCGTTACTAAACTTGGTTGGGAAAAATTCCATATCGTAGGAAACTCTATGGGAGGAGCAATCTCTGGAGTATATGCAGCAACTTATCCTCAAAAAGTTATATCTTTAGGATTATTTGCTCCTTCCGGTGTAAATAGCCCTGAAAAAAGTGAATTGTCCAAAAATCTGGAGAAGGGGAAAAATAATTTAGTTGCGACTAACGCAGAAGAATTTCAAGAATTAATGAAATTCATTTTTGTAACTCCTCCTCCAATTCCTTCTTTTTTAGCGTCTTATTTCGCAGAAAAAGCGATCAAAAATTCTGAATTTAATAAATACATATTCAAACAGATCAGATCTACAGGATTTCCTTTGCAGGAAAATATGAATAAGATCCAAGCAAGAACCTTAATACTTTGGGGAGATACTGATAGAGTGTTGAGTGTCTCCGGAGCTGGAGTATTAGAGAAAGGTATCAAAGGATCGAAAAAGGTGATCTTGAAAGATATGGGTCATGTTCCCATGCTGGAAAGACCAGAAGAAGTCGCGAATACTTACAAAGAATTTTTAGTGAAGTAG
- a CDS encoding PAS domain S-box protein, protein MALAKLLKWFQNRNIRKKIEKEIRALAPEVFNDYLYRVDILDNGNLILSWANEGFLKFCGIGIDDLSNPWPAADPRYFHPDDQDLIKQRVRSLLAGNARADEYRAYGPDGQIRWIRDHAHPIWDPVKKRVSQIYGSFQDLTPLRKSEIVLQDQLSYTNILLDSTEEWVIRVNQAGKLQYVNSSGRSEVRRQFGIELLPDTKILSLISETHKEIFQAQLNKAFSGAKVKWHFSKLFPVQPNSELEVSFAPLSKEGAINEVVIFLKDVTLRTVWETALLASEEKYRKLVEVSPDAIGLHADGKVIYINETGLKMLGYETLEEVEGRPIVEFIHPESRQVVAERVLKAMLKSEPLEPKEEKFIRKDGSEISVEVSGIAFEQRGQKLMQVIVRDITERKKAEHELSELRKKILQTNDRLQAIIEGVKDSICAVDMDLRVISCNTAFELMVWKVYGKRITVGQKIWDIGIEDPEERDRIIRNWSRALTGEVFKTERKISGLVKDSIVLEINYSSIRDESHNMIGATQIIRDVTDRYQYEETLRKSLDEKEVMLKEIHHRVKNNLQVVSSLLSLQTDFTDDPKLVSILKECERRIQSMALVHKELYQNDTIADADFTEYLNNLLVALVQSFGANKRVGYSIESQDIRLNLDFAIPLALVFNELVSNSLKYAFPGNQNGEIFISISKMEDGLSISIGDNGVGLPKTVDVRNSEGLGLQLVGMLLDKLKAKWGLETVEIGTRYKIELPIPK, encoded by the coding sequence ATGGCTCTTGCCAAACTTTTAAAATGGTTTCAAAATCGGAATATTCGAAAAAAAATAGAAAAAGAGATCCGCGCCCTCGCGCCCGAAGTATTTAACGATTATCTTTATAGGGTAGATATATTAGATAATGGAAATCTAATATTAAGTTGGGCAAACGAAGGATTTTTAAAATTCTGCGGTATCGGTATAGACGATTTGAGTAATCCTTGGCCAGCCGCAGATCCAAGATACTTTCATCCTGACGATCAAGATCTGATCAAACAAAGAGTAAGATCCTTACTCGCTGGAAATGCAAGAGCAGACGAGTATAGGGCCTATGGTCCAGACGGGCAGATTAGATGGATAAGAGATCATGCTCATCCTATTTGGGATCCTGTCAAAAAGAGAGTCTCCCAGATCTACGGTTCCTTCCAAGATCTAACTCCATTAAGAAAAAGTGAAATAGTTCTACAGGACCAACTTTCCTACACAAATATCCTATTGGATAGCACGGAAGAATGGGTAATCAGGGTAAACCAAGCGGGGAAGTTACAATATGTAAATTCTTCCGGAAGATCCGAGGTCAGAAGACAATTCGGGATAGAATTACTTCCAGATACTAAGATCTTATCCTTGATTTCTGAAACTCATAAGGAAATTTTCCAAGCACAATTAAACAAGGCCTTCTCAGGAGCAAAGGTCAAATGGCATTTCTCTAAACTATTTCCAGTCCAGCCAAATTCAGAGTTAGAAGTTTCCTTTGCTCCATTATCTAAAGAAGGAGCAATTAACGAAGTAGTAATATTCCTAAAAGACGTAACTCTTAGGACTGTCTGGGAAACGGCACTACTGGCAAGTGAAGAAAAATATAGAAAATTAGTAGAAGTTTCTCCAGATGCGATAGGCCTACATGCCGACGGAAAAGTAATCTATATCAACGAAACTGGTCTGAAGATGCTTGGTTATGAAACCTTAGAAGAGGTGGAAGGACGGCCTATCGTAGAATTTATACATCCTGAGTCCAGACAGGTTGTGGCAGAAAGAGTTCTAAAGGCAATGCTCAAATCGGAACCGTTGGAACCGAAAGAAGAAAAATTCATTCGTAAAGATGGATCAGAGATCTCTGTAGAAGTTTCGGGGATAGCATTCGAACAAAGAGGCCAAAAATTAATGCAGGTGATTGTCAGAGATATCACCGAAAGAAAAAAAGCAGAACACGAATTAAGCGAACTTAGAAAAAAGATCCTACAAACGAACGACAGACTTCAGGCGATCATAGAAGGTGTAAAAGATTCTATCTGCGCAGTAGATATGGATCTAAGAGTTATCTCCTGCAATACAGCATTCGAACTTATGGTCTGGAAAGTTTATGGAAAACGTATTACAGTTGGCCAAAAGATCTGGGATATAGGCATAGAAGATCCGGAAGAAAGAGATAGGATTATTCGAAATTGGAGTAGGGCTCTTACTGGTGAAGTTTTCAAGACGGAGAGAAAAATTTCAGGCCTAGTCAAAGATTCCATCGTGCTTGAAATAAACTATAGTTCTATCAGAGATGAAAGTCATAATATGATAGGTGCGACACAGATCATCCGGGATGTAACAGATAGATACCAATACGAAGAAACCTTAAGAAAATCCTTGGACGAAAAAGAAGTGATGTTGAAGGAGATCCATCATAGGGTTAAAAATAATCTGCAAGTGGTTTCTAGCCTCTTAAGTTTGCAGACTGATTTTACTGACGATCCAAAACTAGTTTCCATTTTAAAAGAATGTGAGAGAAGGATCCAGTCCATGGCTCTCGTTCACAAAGAACTTTATCAGAATGATACAATAGCAGATGCTGACTTTACTGAATATCTAAACAATCTACTTGTGGCGCTTGTACAATCATTCGGCGCAAACAAAAGAGTCGGTTATTCGATAGAATCTCAAGATATACGTTTAAATTTGGATTTTGCGATCCCTCTTGCATTAGTATTTAATGAACTAGTTTCAAATTCCTTAAAATACGCATTCCCTGGAAATCAAAATGGAGAGATATTTATCTCTATCTCTAAAATGGAAGACGGGCTTTCTATCTCTATTGGAGATAATGGAGTAGGACTTCCTAAAACAGTGGATGTTAGAAATTCTGAAGGACTTGGCTTGCAGCTGGTGGGAATGTTATTGGATAAGCTCAAAGCAAAATGGGGACTCGAAACTGTAGAAATCGGTACCAGATATAAAATAGAACTTCCTATTCCTAAATAG
- a CDS encoding ABC-F family ATP-binding cassette domain-containing protein, with protein MNLISIDKVGKSIGEKQLFQNLSFGIDEGEKTGLLGINGSGKSTLLRILLGIEEPDTGKVVRNRELKISFLSQFPEFDPDKTVLEHILSGSGILLDTVRRYEKACIELEKGGEEAEKEYHLAMEEMDSKQAWELESKLKNILRELNIPDLSRKMGELSGGMAKKVSLAQALTDESNFLVLDEPTNHLDIDAILWLQDFLTNTDKAVLLVTHDRYFLEEIANRILEIDRGNFRVYPGNYDLYLEKKVEMQVIEEKEEAKRKSFLRTELEWLKRQPKARGTKQKARTDRAIEVMERKKAGKDIVLDISVSGRRLGGKILELKNIKKSYTKAELISGFSYVFKGKERIGVVGPNGAGKTTLLNLITGREKTDSGDVAAGLNTSFGYFDQLGKELPGPKKVLDYVKEEIAPTIKMNDGSSWTASQFLERFLFPPQLQQTKIERLSGGEKKRLYLILLLMKNPNFLVLDEPTNDLDIPTLSVLEEFLDDFPGVVLVVSHDRYFMDRVTDYLFVFKGEGTIDRFPGNYSEYLEYREYEEKEIKTNTPKPTEKQTDNKKKGLSYQDKRKLEILEKEILSLETEEKELVQNLQSSDPELARKSGERLSNLQEELQKKVIEWEELASKE; from the coding sequence ATGAATCTAATCTCCATAGATAAAGTCGGTAAATCTATCGGCGAAAAACAACTTTTCCAAAACCTAAGCTTTGGGATAGATGAAGGAGAAAAAACGGGACTACTCGGGATCAACGGATCCGGAAAATCCACCTTGCTTAGGATCTTACTCGGAATAGAAGAACCTGACACTGGCAAAGTAGTTCGAAATAGAGAACTCAAAATTTCATTCTTATCCCAATTTCCAGAATTCGATCCTGACAAAACTGTATTAGAACATATACTTTCCGGTTCTGGAATTCTTTTAGATACTGTAAGAAGATACGAAAAGGCATGTATTGAACTCGAAAAAGGCGGAGAAGAAGCCGAAAAAGAATATCATCTCGCGATGGAAGAAATGGATTCTAAACAGGCTTGGGAACTGGAATCCAAACTCAAAAATATATTAAGAGAACTGAATATACCTGATCTTTCCAGAAAAATGGGAGAGCTTTCGGGAGGAATGGCCAAAAAAGTATCTCTCGCGCAGGCCCTGACTGACGAATCCAATTTTTTGGTATTAGACGAACCTACCAACCACTTGGATATAGATGCAATCCTTTGGTTACAAGACTTCTTAACAAATACTGATAAAGCAGTTTTACTTGTTACACACGATAGATATTTTTTAGAAGAAATCGCAAACCGCATCTTAGAAATAGATAGAGGGAATTTTAGAGTTTATCCCGGAAATTACGATCTATATCTGGAAAAAAAAGTAGAGATGCAAGTAATCGAAGAAAAGGAAGAAGCAAAACGAAAATCCTTTCTTAGAACAGAACTTGAATGGCTAAAACGCCAGCCTAAAGCCAGAGGGACCAAACAAAAAGCCAGAACGGATCGTGCGATCGAAGTAATGGAAAGAAAAAAGGCAGGCAAGGATATCGTCCTGGATATTTCTGTTTCTGGCAGAAGGCTCGGCGGTAAAATATTAGAATTAAAGAATATTAAAAAATCTTATACAAAAGCAGAACTAATTTCTGGATTCTCTTACGTATTTAAGGGAAAAGAAAGGATTGGTGTAGTAGGTCCAAACGGTGCCGGAAAAACCACTCTTTTAAATTTAATCACCGGAAGGGAAAAAACGGACTCTGGAGATGTTGCAGCAGGCTTAAATACAAGTTTTGGATATTTCGATCAGCTTGGAAAGGAACTTCCTGGTCCTAAAAAAGTATTAGATTATGTTAAAGAAGAGATCGCACCTACGATCAAAATGAATGATGGAAGTTCTTGGACTGCTTCTCAGTTCTTAGAAAGGTTTTTATTTCCTCCTCAATTGCAACAAACCAAGATAGAGAGACTTTCCGGTGGAGAAAAGAAAAGACTTTATCTAATTCTACTTCTCATGAAAAATCCAAACTTTTTAGTTTTGGATGAGCCTACAAACGATCTGGACATTCCAACACTTTCTGTACTCGAGGAATTTTTAGATGATTTTCCTGGAGTGGTGCTCGTAGTCTCACACGATCGTTACTTCATGGACCGTGTCACAGATTATCTATTCGTATTCAAAGGAGAAGGGACGATAGACAGATTTCCTGGAAACTATTCAGAATATCTGGAATACAGAGAATACGAAGAAAAAGAAATCAAGACTAACACTCCTAAACCAACTGAAAAACAAACGGACAATAAGAAGAAGGGCCTAAGCTACCAAGACAAAAGAAAACTGGAAATCTTGGAAAAGGAAATACTCTCTTTGGAAACAGAAGAGAAGGAGCTGGTCCAAAACCTACAGTCTTCTGATCCGGAACTTGCCAGAAAATCTGGAGAACGACTAAGTAATCTACAAGAAGAATTGCAGAAGAAGGTCATTGAATGGGAAGAGCTTGCTTCTAAAGAATAG